From Corvus hawaiiensis isolate bCorHaw1 chromosome 13, bCorHaw1.pri.cur, whole genome shotgun sequence, one genomic window encodes:
- the TRPM1 gene encoding transient receptor potential cation channel subfamily M member 1 isoform X3 — MEGIKKGKLTGSLRRMSGSFKRTSFKGSASGSQRGQKAWIEKTFSKRECIYVIANNKDVTRCCCGQLINQHIPPPPSITANKNGEETKQVEAQPEKWSVSKHTQAYPTDAYGNLEFQGGGHSNKAMYIRVSYDTKPDSLLHLMVKDWQLELPKLLISVHGGLQNFEMQPKLKQVFGKGLIKAAMTTGAWIFTGGVSTGVIRHVGDALKDHSSKSRGRICAIGIAPWGIVENKEDLIGKDVTRVYQTMSNPLSKLSVLNSSHTHFILADNGTLGKYGAEVKLRRQLEKHISLQKINTRLGQGVPVVGLIVEGGPNVISIVLECLQEEPPLPVVICDGSGRASDILSFAHKYSEEGGIINESLRDQLLVTIQKTFNYNRNQAHQLFVILMECMKKKELITVFRMGSEGQHDIEMSILTALLKGTNASAPDQLSLALAWNRVDIARSQIFVFGHHWPPLGSLTAPDGTAPEKEKKSPVPQTKAGRGKGKGKKKGGKAKEEPEEEIDPRKLELLNWVNSLEQAMLDALVLDRVDFVKLLIENGVNMQHFLTIPRLEELYNTRLGPPNTLHLLVRDVKKQQSRGLSWVNLEGNLPPDYHISLIDIGLVLEYLMGGAYRCNYTRKSFRTLYNNLFGPKRPKALKLLGMEDDEPPTKGKKKKKKKEEEIDIDVDDPEVSRFQYPFHELMVWAVLMKRQKMALFLWQRGEESMAKALVACKLYKSMAHESSESELVDDISQDLDNNSKDFGQLAVELLDQSYKHDEQIAMKLLTYELKNWSNSTCLKLAVAAKHRDFIAHTCSQMLLTDMWMGRLRMRKNPGLKVIMGILFPPTILFLEYRSYDDYSYQTSKENEEGKEKEEENADANADTGSRKGDEENGKKKQQSLPIGTKIYEFYNAPIVKFWFYTISYLGYLMLFNYIILVRMERWPSVQEWIVISYIVTLALEKVREILMSEPGKLSQKVKVWLQEYWNITDLVAISVFIVGAILRLQNQPYMGYGRVIYCVDIIFWYIRVLDIFGVNKYLGPYVMMIGKMMIDMLYFVVIMLVVLMSFGVARQAILHPDEEPSWRLARNIFYMPYWMIYGEVFADQIDRKSRIHTPCGDNLYDDDGKRLPPCIPGAWLTPAIMACYLLVANILLVNLLIAVFNNTFFEVKSISNQVWKFQRYQLIMTFHDRPVLPPPMIIFSHIYIIIRRICCRCKKGDGDQDERDRGLKLFLNDEELKKLYEFEEQCVEEYFQEKEDEQQSSNDERIRVTSERVENMSMRLEEVNEREHFMKASLQTVDLRLSQLEELSGRMVNALEKLAGIDKSELTYTRSWASSECDAAYLLRQSSVNSSDGYSMSKYHISGDELTYDDSTTPMSPAMRKKAHSIGTKEDGTDPRMLVPEHQAGLHTSSANAVTTADHSKSTSEIAQNVSRTHSGSGGLGSEKKGVFSSDGMIPQSVNQMNAVTNSQSVAGSDFQNTQLKVERTKLEATISYPLDKSKAMRYFPPETFSACQTTMMKSRSFIFAQGRKLVGGVNNWTSEYSTIMDQVCPSAVEQWATEWKYEVEQQLSQERPPEYLGLISEAERQAEEKQTDTDDDSNVGEAGMSASYTSMPATVKAEKENLLSVKAERTSGFPSVRSKSLHSHSRKAKSVKDKLNRPGHASSVTNLVVAFGSTTEEQKTRQENASTETEC; from the exons gGCCAGAAGGCTTGGATAGAGAAGACCTTTTCTAAAAGAGAATGCATCTATGTAATTGCCAACAACAAAGATGTTACCAG gtgctgctgtggccaGCTCATTAACCAACATATTCCACCTCCTCCAAGTATAACAGCTaataaaaatggagaagaaacaaagcaagtgGAAGCTCAGCCAGAGAAATGGTCTGTTAGTAAACACACCCAAGCATACCCAACTGATGCCTATGGAAACCTGGAATTCCAGGGAGGAGGACATTCAAATAAGGCCATG TACATCCGTGTATCATATGACACTAAACCAGATtctctgctgcatctcatgGTGAAAGACTGGCAACTGGAACTGCCCAAACTCTTAATCTCTGTCCATGGAGGCCTCCAGAACTTTGAAATGCAGCCTAAATTAAAGCAAGTGTTTGGAAAAGGTCTGATAAAGGCTGCCATGACCACAGGAGCTTGGATTTTCACTGGTGGTGTTAGTACAG GTGTCATTCGTCATGTGGGAGATGCCCTGAAAGATCATTCTTCCAAATCCAGAGGACGAATATGTGCCATAGGAATTGCACCGTGGGGCATTGTAGAAAACAAGGAAGATCTAATAGGAAAAGAT GTAACACGAGTTTACCAAACAATGTCAAACCCTCTAAGTAAGCTCTCCGTGCTCAACAGTTCCCACACCCACTTCATCCTGGCGGACAACGGCACATTAGGTAAATATGGAGCTGAAGTAAAGTTACGGCGTCAGttggaaaaacacatttccctCCAGAAAATTAACACAC GACTGGGGCAAGGTGTTCCTGTAGTTGGGCTCATAGTGGAAGGAGGTCCCAATGTGATCTCCATTGTCTTGGAGTGTCTGCAGGAAGAACCCCCTCTCCCAGTTGTGATCTGTGATGGCAGCGGGCGAGCATCTGACATTCTGTCATTTGCACACAAGTATTCAGAAGAAGGAGG GATAATAAATGAATCTCTTAGGGACCAGCTTCTAGTTACCATCCAGAAAACCTTTAACTACAACAGGAATCAAGCTCATCAGCTGTTCGTCATTCTTATGGagtgcatgaaaaaaaaagaactt ATCACCGTGTTCCGCATGGGCTCCGAAGGGCAGCACGACATTGAGATGTCCATCCTAACTGCTCTCCTCAAAG GTACCAATGCATCTGCTCCAGACCAACTCAGCCTGGCTTTGGCCTGGAATCGTGTAGACATTGCACGGAGCCAGATCTTTGTCTTTGGACACCACTGGCCA CCTTTAGGAAGCCTTACAGCTCCTGATGGTACAGCTCctgagaaggagaagaaatctCCAGTACCTCAGACTAAagcaggcagaggaaaaggaaaagggaagaaaaagggaggaaaagcaaaagaagaacCAGAAGAAGAAATAGACCCAAGAAAACTTGAACTCCTGAACTGG GTGAATTCCCTGGAGCAGGCTATGCTGGATGCACTGGTCCTCGATCGAGTGGACTTTGTGAAACTGCTTATTGAGAACGGAGTGAACATGCAGCACTTCCTGACTATTCCTCGCCTGGAGGAACTTTATAATACT aggCTGGGTCCGCCAAATACGCTGCATTTGCTAGTCAGAGATGTGAAAAAG CAGCAATCCCGGGGACTCAGTTGGGTTAACTTGGAG gGAAATCTTCCACCAGATTATCATATCAGCCTAATAGATATTGGTCTTGTCCTGGAATATCTCATGGGTGGAGCCTATCGCTGCAACTATACTCGGAAAAGTTTTCGGACTctttataataatttatttggaCCAAAGAGG CCAAAAGCTCTTAAACTACTGGGGATGGAG gaTGATGAGCCTCCCAccaaagggaagaagaaaaagaaaaaaaaggaggaagagattGATATTGATGTGGATGACCCAGAAGTCAGCCGCTTTCAGTACCCCTTTCATGAGCTGATGGTGTGGGCTGTGCTTATGAAACGGCAGAAGATGGCCCTCTTCCTTTGGCAGCGAGGGGAGGAATCCATGGCCAAGGCACTTGTGGCTTGTAAACTCTACAAGTCTATGGCCCATGAGTCTTCTGAGAGTGAGCTGGTGGATGACATCTCTCAGGATCTGGACAACAACTCAAA AGATTTTGGCCAGCTGGCTGTTGAACTCTTGGATCAGTCCTATAAACATGATGAGCAGATTGCCATGAAACTGCTGACCTATGAACTGAAAAACTGGAGTAATTCTACCTGCCTGAAGTTGGCTGTGGCAGCTAAACACAGGGACTTCATTGCTCACACCTGCAGCCAGATGCTCCTAACAGACATGTGGATGGGGCGACTGCGCATGCGGAAAAACCCCGGCCTGAAG GTTATAATGGGAAttctcttccctcccaccaTCCTTTTCCTAGAGTATCGGAGTTATGATGACTATTCCTACCAGACGtcaaaagaaaatgaggaaggcaaggaaaaggaggaggaaaatgcg GATGCAAATGCAGATACAGGCTCCCGAAAAGGGGATGaagagaatggaaagaaaaaacaacagagcCTTCCAATTGGAACAAAGATCTATGAGTTCTATAATGCACCTATCGTAAAATTTTGGTTCTACACA ATATCATACCTTGGTTACTTGATGTTATTTAATTACATCATCTTGGTGCGGATGGAACGGTGGCCATCAGTCCAGGAATGGATTGTCATCTCCTACATTGTGACATTGGCTTTGGAGAAAGTCAGAGAG atTCTGATGTCAGAGCCTGGCAAGTTGAGCCAAAAAGTCAAAGTTTGGCTCCAGGAATACTGGAATATTACTGACCTGGTGGCTATTTCAGTATTTATCGTAGGAGCGATTCTTCGCCTGCAGAACCAGCCTTACATGGGTTATGGAAGAGTGATTTACTGCGTAGATATCATTTTCTGGTACATTAGAGTACTAGATATCTTTGGTGTGAACAAATATCTGGGACCTTACGTCATGATGATTGGAAAGATG ATGATTGACATGCTGTACTTTGTGGTCATCATGCTTGTGGTTCTGATGAGCTTTGGAGTAGCCCGCCAGGCTATCCTGCACCCAGACGAGGAACCCTCCTGGAGACTGGCTCGCAACATCTTCTACATGCCCTACTGGATGATCTACGGAGAGGTGTTCGCTGACCAGATAGACCGTAAGAGTAGAATTCATA ctccttGTGGGGACAATCTTTACGATGATGATGGTAAACGCCTCCCTCCGTGCATCCCAGGGGCCTGGCTCACTCCTGCTATTATGGCCTGTTACCTTTTGGTGGCAAATATCCTGTTGGTAAACCTGCTAATTGCTGTCTTCAA CAATACCTTCTTTGAGGTAAAATCAATATCCAACCAAGTCTGGAAGTTCCAGCGATACCAGCTGATCATGACATTCCATGACAGACCTGTCCTGCCACCACCAATGATTATCTTCAGCCACATCTACATAATCATCAGGCGGATCTGCTGCCGCTGCAAGAAGGGTGATGGAGACCAGGACGAGCGTGACAGGGGACTGA AGTTATTTCTGAATGATGAAGAGCTAAAAAAACTGTATGAGTTTGAAGAGCAGTGTGTAGAAGAATACTTCCAGGAGAAAGAGGATGAGCAGCAGTCATCTAATGATGAACGCATCAGAGTTACCTCTGAAAG AGTTGAAAATATGTCAATGAGGCTGGAAGAAGTGAATGAAAGAGAACATTTTATGAAAGCTTCTCTCCAGACAGTCGACCTTCGGCTCTCTCAGCTGGAAGAGCTCTCTGGTCGGATGGTGAACGCTCTGGAGAAGCTGGCAGGCATCGACAAATCAGAGCTGACGTACACACGCTCGTGGGCGTCGTCAGAGTGTGATGCTGCTTATCTCCTGAGACAGAGCAGTGTGAACAGCTCTGATGGTTACAGCATGTCCAAATATCACATCAGTGGCGATGAGCTGACCTATGATGACAGCACCACACCTATGTCGCCAGCCATGCGTAAAAAAGCCCATTCTATTGGTACCAAAGAAGATGGAACAGACCCAAGGATGCTGGTTCCAGAACACCAAGCTGGACTCCATACCTCGAGTGCTAATGCAGTCACCACAGCAGATCACAGTAAATCTACATCAGAAATTGCACAGAATGTTTCCAGAACCCATTCTGGTTCAGGTGGTTTGGGGAGTGAAAAGAAGGGGGTTTTCAGTAGTGATGGAATGATTCCTCAAAGTGTAAACCAGATGAATGCTGTAACAAACAGTCAGTCAGTAGCAGGGTCAGATTTTCAGAACACTCAGTTAAAAGTAGAACGTACCAAGTTAGAAGCAACCATCTCTTATCCCTTGGACAAATCCAAAGCAATGCGCTATTTTCCTCCTGAAACTTTCAGTGCTTGTCAAACCACTATGATGAAGTCAAGGAGCTTTATATTTGCACAAGGTAGAAAGCTGGTTGGAGGAGTTAACAACTGGACCTCGGAGTATAGTACCATTATGGATCAGGTGTGCCCTTCTGCAGTTGAACAGTGGGCCACGGAGTGGAAATACGAAGTTGAGCAGCAGCTTTCTCAAGAGCGTCCTCCAGAATACCTCGGCTTGATCTCTGAAGCAGAAAGGCAAGCTGAGGAGAAGCAGACAGACACAGATGACGATAGTAACGTTGGTGAAGCAGGTATGAGTGCCTCTTACACCTCTATGCCTGCCACTGTCAAAGCCGAGAAGGAGAATTTGCTGTCAGTAAAGGCAGAAAGGACTTCTGGGTTCCCGTCAGTACGCTCCAAGAGTTTGCACAGCCATTCCCGGAAAGCCAAGTCTGTGAAGGACAAATTAAATAGACCAGGACATGCCAGCAGTGTAACTAATTTGGTGGTAGCATTTGGCAGCAcaacagaagaacagaaaactaGGCAAGAAAATGCATCTACAGAAACTGAATGTTAA
- the TRPM1 gene encoding transient receptor potential cation channel subfamily M member 1 isoform X1 gives MEGIKKGKLTGSLRRMSGSFKRTSFKGSASGSQRGQKAWIEKTFSKRECIYVIANNKDVTRCCCGQLINQHIPPPPSITANKNGEETKQVEAQPEKWSVSKHTQAYPTDAYGNLEFQGGGHSNKAMYIRVSYDTKPDSLLHLMVKDWQLELPKLLISVHGGLQNFEMQPKLKQVFGKGLIKAAMTTGAWIFTGGVSTGVIRHVGDALKDHSSKSRGRICAIGIAPWGIVENKEDLIGKDVTRVYQTMSNPLSKLSVLNSSHTHFILADNGTLGKYGAEVKLRRQLEKHISLQKINTRLGQGVPVVGLIVEGGPNVISIVLECLQEEPPLPVVICDGSGRASDILSFAHKYSEEGGIINESLRDQLLVTIQKTFNYNRNQAHQLFVILMECMKKKELITVFRMGSEGQHDIEMSILTALLKGTNASAPDQLSLALAWNRVDIARSQIFVFGHHWPPLGSLTAPDGTAPEKEKKSPVPQTKAGRGKGKGKKKGGKAKEEPEEEIDPRKLELLNWVNSLEQAMLDALVLDRVDFVKLLIENGVNMQHFLTIPRLEELYNTRLGPPNTLHLLVRDVKKQQSRGLSWVNLEGNLPPDYHISLIDIGLVLEYLMGGAYRCNYTRKSFRTLYNNLFGPKRPKALKLLGMEDDEPPTKGKKKKKKKEEEIDIDVDDPEVSRFQYPFHELMVWAVLMKRQKMALFLWQRGEESMAKALVACKLYKSMAHESSESELVDDISQDLDNNSKDFGQLAVELLDQSYKHDEQIAMKLLTYELKNWSNSTCLKLAVAAKHRDFIAHTCSQMLLTDMWMGRLRMRKNPGLKVIMGILFPPTILFLEYRSYDDYSYQTSKENEEGKEKEEENADANADTGSRKGDEENGKKKQQSLPIGTKIYEFYNAPIVKFWFYTISYLGYLMLFNYIILVRMERWPSVQEWIVISYIVTLALEKVREILMSEPGKLSQKVKVWLQEYWNITDLVAISVFIVGAILRLQNQPYMGYGRVIYCVDIIFWYIRVLDIFGVNKYLGPYVMMIGKMMIDMLYFVVIMLVVLMSFGVARQAILHPDEEPSWRLARNIFYMPYWMIYGEVFADQIDRKSRIHIYAMEINPPCGDNLYDDDGKRLPPCIPGAWLTPAIMACYLLVANILLVNLLIAVFNNTFFEVKSISNQVWKFQRYQLIMTFHDRPVLPPPMIIFSHIYIIIRRICCRCKKGDGDQDERDRGLKLFLNDEELKKLYEFEEQCVEEYFQEKEDEQQSSNDERIRVTSERVENMSMRLEEVNEREHFMKASLQTVDLRLSQLEELSGRMVNALEKLAGIDKSELTYTRSWASSECDAAYLLRQSSVNSSDGYSMSKYHISGDELTYDDSTTPMSPAMRKKAHSIGTKEDGTDPRMLVPEHQAGLHTSSANAVTTADHSKSTSEIAQNVSRTHSGSGGLGSEKKGVFSSDGMIPQSVNQMNAVTNSQSVAGSDFQNTQLKVERTKLEATISYPLDKSKAMRYFPPETFSACQTTMMKSRSFIFAQGRKLVGGVNNWTSEYSTIMDQVCPSAVEQWATEWKYEVEQQLSQERPPEYLGLISEAERQAEEKQTDTDDDSNVGEAGMSASYTSMPATVKAEKENLLSVKAERTSGFPSVRSKSLHSHSRKAKSVKDKLNRPGHASSVTNLVVAFGSTTEEQKTRQENASTETEC, from the exons gGCCAGAAGGCTTGGATAGAGAAGACCTTTTCTAAAAGAGAATGCATCTATGTAATTGCCAACAACAAAGATGTTACCAG gtgctgctgtggccaGCTCATTAACCAACATATTCCACCTCCTCCAAGTATAACAGCTaataaaaatggagaagaaacaaagcaagtgGAAGCTCAGCCAGAGAAATGGTCTGTTAGTAAACACACCCAAGCATACCCAACTGATGCCTATGGAAACCTGGAATTCCAGGGAGGAGGACATTCAAATAAGGCCATG TACATCCGTGTATCATATGACACTAAACCAGATtctctgctgcatctcatgGTGAAAGACTGGCAACTGGAACTGCCCAAACTCTTAATCTCTGTCCATGGAGGCCTCCAGAACTTTGAAATGCAGCCTAAATTAAAGCAAGTGTTTGGAAAAGGTCTGATAAAGGCTGCCATGACCACAGGAGCTTGGATTTTCACTGGTGGTGTTAGTACAG GTGTCATTCGTCATGTGGGAGATGCCCTGAAAGATCATTCTTCCAAATCCAGAGGACGAATATGTGCCATAGGAATTGCACCGTGGGGCATTGTAGAAAACAAGGAAGATCTAATAGGAAAAGAT GTAACACGAGTTTACCAAACAATGTCAAACCCTCTAAGTAAGCTCTCCGTGCTCAACAGTTCCCACACCCACTTCATCCTGGCGGACAACGGCACATTAGGTAAATATGGAGCTGAAGTAAAGTTACGGCGTCAGttggaaaaacacatttccctCCAGAAAATTAACACAC GACTGGGGCAAGGTGTTCCTGTAGTTGGGCTCATAGTGGAAGGAGGTCCCAATGTGATCTCCATTGTCTTGGAGTGTCTGCAGGAAGAACCCCCTCTCCCAGTTGTGATCTGTGATGGCAGCGGGCGAGCATCTGACATTCTGTCATTTGCACACAAGTATTCAGAAGAAGGAGG GATAATAAATGAATCTCTTAGGGACCAGCTTCTAGTTACCATCCAGAAAACCTTTAACTACAACAGGAATCAAGCTCATCAGCTGTTCGTCATTCTTATGGagtgcatgaaaaaaaaagaactt ATCACCGTGTTCCGCATGGGCTCCGAAGGGCAGCACGACATTGAGATGTCCATCCTAACTGCTCTCCTCAAAG GTACCAATGCATCTGCTCCAGACCAACTCAGCCTGGCTTTGGCCTGGAATCGTGTAGACATTGCACGGAGCCAGATCTTTGTCTTTGGACACCACTGGCCA CCTTTAGGAAGCCTTACAGCTCCTGATGGTACAGCTCctgagaaggagaagaaatctCCAGTACCTCAGACTAAagcaggcagaggaaaaggaaaagggaagaaaaagggaggaaaagcaaaagaagaacCAGAAGAAGAAATAGACCCAAGAAAACTTGAACTCCTGAACTGG GTGAATTCCCTGGAGCAGGCTATGCTGGATGCACTGGTCCTCGATCGAGTGGACTTTGTGAAACTGCTTATTGAGAACGGAGTGAACATGCAGCACTTCCTGACTATTCCTCGCCTGGAGGAACTTTATAATACT aggCTGGGTCCGCCAAATACGCTGCATTTGCTAGTCAGAGATGTGAAAAAG CAGCAATCCCGGGGACTCAGTTGGGTTAACTTGGAG gGAAATCTTCCACCAGATTATCATATCAGCCTAATAGATATTGGTCTTGTCCTGGAATATCTCATGGGTGGAGCCTATCGCTGCAACTATACTCGGAAAAGTTTTCGGACTctttataataatttatttggaCCAAAGAGG CCAAAAGCTCTTAAACTACTGGGGATGGAG gaTGATGAGCCTCCCAccaaagggaagaagaaaaagaaaaaaaaggaggaagagattGATATTGATGTGGATGACCCAGAAGTCAGCCGCTTTCAGTACCCCTTTCATGAGCTGATGGTGTGGGCTGTGCTTATGAAACGGCAGAAGATGGCCCTCTTCCTTTGGCAGCGAGGGGAGGAATCCATGGCCAAGGCACTTGTGGCTTGTAAACTCTACAAGTCTATGGCCCATGAGTCTTCTGAGAGTGAGCTGGTGGATGACATCTCTCAGGATCTGGACAACAACTCAAA AGATTTTGGCCAGCTGGCTGTTGAACTCTTGGATCAGTCCTATAAACATGATGAGCAGATTGCCATGAAACTGCTGACCTATGAACTGAAAAACTGGAGTAATTCTACCTGCCTGAAGTTGGCTGTGGCAGCTAAACACAGGGACTTCATTGCTCACACCTGCAGCCAGATGCTCCTAACAGACATGTGGATGGGGCGACTGCGCATGCGGAAAAACCCCGGCCTGAAG GTTATAATGGGAAttctcttccctcccaccaTCCTTTTCCTAGAGTATCGGAGTTATGATGACTATTCCTACCAGACGtcaaaagaaaatgaggaaggcaaggaaaaggaggaggaaaatgcg GATGCAAATGCAGATACAGGCTCCCGAAAAGGGGATGaagagaatggaaagaaaaaacaacagagcCTTCCAATTGGAACAAAGATCTATGAGTTCTATAATGCACCTATCGTAAAATTTTGGTTCTACACA ATATCATACCTTGGTTACTTGATGTTATTTAATTACATCATCTTGGTGCGGATGGAACGGTGGCCATCAGTCCAGGAATGGATTGTCATCTCCTACATTGTGACATTGGCTTTGGAGAAAGTCAGAGAG atTCTGATGTCAGAGCCTGGCAAGTTGAGCCAAAAAGTCAAAGTTTGGCTCCAGGAATACTGGAATATTACTGACCTGGTGGCTATTTCAGTATTTATCGTAGGAGCGATTCTTCGCCTGCAGAACCAGCCTTACATGGGTTATGGAAGAGTGATTTACTGCGTAGATATCATTTTCTGGTACATTAGAGTACTAGATATCTTTGGTGTGAACAAATATCTGGGACCTTACGTCATGATGATTGGAAAGATG ATGATTGACATGCTGTACTTTGTGGTCATCATGCTTGTGGTTCTGATGAGCTTTGGAGTAGCCCGCCAGGCTATCCTGCACCCAGACGAGGAACCCTCCTGGAGACTGGCTCGCAACATCTTCTACATGCCCTACTGGATGATCTACGGAGAGGTGTTCGCTGACCAGATAGACCGTAAGAGTAGAATTCATA TCTATGCCATGGAAATCAATC ctccttGTGGGGACAATCTTTACGATGATGATGGTAAACGCCTCCCTCCGTGCATCCCAGGGGCCTGGCTCACTCCTGCTATTATGGCCTGTTACCTTTTGGTGGCAAATATCCTGTTGGTAAACCTGCTAATTGCTGTCTTCAA CAATACCTTCTTTGAGGTAAAATCAATATCCAACCAAGTCTGGAAGTTCCAGCGATACCAGCTGATCATGACATTCCATGACAGACCTGTCCTGCCACCACCAATGATTATCTTCAGCCACATCTACATAATCATCAGGCGGATCTGCTGCCGCTGCAAGAAGGGTGATGGAGACCAGGACGAGCGTGACAGGGGACTGA AGTTATTTCTGAATGATGAAGAGCTAAAAAAACTGTATGAGTTTGAAGAGCAGTGTGTAGAAGAATACTTCCAGGAGAAAGAGGATGAGCAGCAGTCATCTAATGATGAACGCATCAGAGTTACCTCTGAAAG AGTTGAAAATATGTCAATGAGGCTGGAAGAAGTGAATGAAAGAGAACATTTTATGAAAGCTTCTCTCCAGACAGTCGACCTTCGGCTCTCTCAGCTGGAAGAGCTCTCTGGTCGGATGGTGAACGCTCTGGAGAAGCTGGCAGGCATCGACAAATCAGAGCTGACGTACACACGCTCGTGGGCGTCGTCAGAGTGTGATGCTGCTTATCTCCTGAGACAGAGCAGTGTGAACAGCTCTGATGGTTACAGCATGTCCAAATATCACATCAGTGGCGATGAGCTGACCTATGATGACAGCACCACACCTATGTCGCCAGCCATGCGTAAAAAAGCCCATTCTATTGGTACCAAAGAAGATGGAACAGACCCAAGGATGCTGGTTCCAGAACACCAAGCTGGACTCCATACCTCGAGTGCTAATGCAGTCACCACAGCAGATCACAGTAAATCTACATCAGAAATTGCACAGAATGTTTCCAGAACCCATTCTGGTTCAGGTGGTTTGGGGAGTGAAAAGAAGGGGGTTTTCAGTAGTGATGGAATGATTCCTCAAAGTGTAAACCAGATGAATGCTGTAACAAACAGTCAGTCAGTAGCAGGGTCAGATTTTCAGAACACTCAGTTAAAAGTAGAACGTACCAAGTTAGAAGCAACCATCTCTTATCCCTTGGACAAATCCAAAGCAATGCGCTATTTTCCTCCTGAAACTTTCAGTGCTTGTCAAACCACTATGATGAAGTCAAGGAGCTTTATATTTGCACAAGGTAGAAAGCTGGTTGGAGGAGTTAACAACTGGACCTCGGAGTATAGTACCATTATGGATCAGGTGTGCCCTTCTGCAGTTGAACAGTGGGCCACGGAGTGGAAATACGAAGTTGAGCAGCAGCTTTCTCAAGAGCGTCCTCCAGAATACCTCGGCTTGATCTCTGAAGCAGAAAGGCAAGCTGAGGAGAAGCAGACAGACACAGATGACGATAGTAACGTTGGTGAAGCAGGTATGAGTGCCTCTTACACCTCTATGCCTGCCACTGTCAAAGCCGAGAAGGAGAATTTGCTGTCAGTAAAGGCAGAAAGGACTTCTGGGTTCCCGTCAGTACGCTCCAAGAGTTTGCACAGCCATTCCCGGAAAGCCAAGTCTGTGAAGGACAAATTAAATAGACCAGGACATGCCAGCAGTGTAACTAATTTGGTGGTAGCATTTGGCAGCAcaacagaagaacagaaaactaGGCAAGAAAATGCATCTACAGAAACTGAATGTTAA